TATCTGCTCCAGAGCTATGTCACATACTAAGGAAGATATAGTTGAGTTCTACAGAAAGACCGTATTAGACTATATATTGAAGTCCGATGATGAGATACTCAGGATAGCAGAGTTTTCGCTACTTAATGAACTGATGAGAAGTGTCTCACTCGGAACTGTGATCCCAAGGACCAATGGATGTCATAGCGACATGGACATGTATACATTTTTTGAAAGCATAAAAGCGGTTTCAAAAGGACTTAATAAAATAAGTAAAGCGGATACGGAATCTTTTAAAACGCTTAGAGCTTTTGGTTTGGAACTTGAGAAAAAAATGTTTAGAGCTACGTCAGGAATAAATACTCATAAGGGTATAATATTTGCATTTCTATTAATATTTGGAGGACTTATCTGCTCAGGTTCTTTTGATGAACTTAGTGAGGAAATAGCGAAACTTGCAATTGATAGTTTAGATGATTTTAAAAACACTGACACAAATGGTTTAAGGGTTTACAATTTGCATGGAATCAAAGGAGCCAGAGGAGAGGCTGTGTCAGGATATAAAAATGCCTTTTTGAAGTATATTGCTCAGTTTAGAGCTACAGAAGATTTGGATGAGACTTTTTTAGCCATTGCTTATGAAACTGAAGATACCAATATAATTCATAGAGCAGGGCTCGACGTATACTTGAAATATAAGGATAAACTTAAAGCTACTTTGAACAATCGTAAAGCCTTGAATGAACTTGAAGATTTTTGCGTGAATTTTGGCATATCTGCCGGTGGCTCTGCGGATATGATTAGCATCACATTGTTATTATTCCTTATAGAAGATAACTATGAGACTATACTGGGACTCTTTGATTTTTAATTAAGTATGATTTAAATCACATTAAATGAACATTTAAGAAGAAAAGTTGAAATAATATAAGTTTCAGCTTTTTTTTATTAAAAAAATAATCACTATGTGATTGACCTCACGGAAATAATTCATTTTTAGTCATATAATATGTACAAGATTAAAAATAAAGGATTGTATATCTTAAATATAAATGAATTATAGGAGGAAATTTATGAAACAATGGGATGGATTTGTAAGTGGTAATTGGTGTAGTCAGATAGATGTTAGAGATTTTATCGTTAAAAACTATGTTCCATACGAGGGAGACGAGTCCTTTTTAGTCGGTAAATCGGAAAAGACTCAATCGCTTTGGAATAAGGTTGAAGAGATGATAAATGAAGAGATAAGCAGTAAGACTGTAAAAATTGAGACAGGGACTTTTTCAGGAATAAATAATTTCGGACCGGGTTATATTGATCCGGAAAATGAAGTTATCTTCGGACTTCAAACCGATGCTCCATTAAAGAGGATTATAAATCCATATGGAGGATACAGGATGGTTCAATCATCTTTGAATGCATACGGTTATGAAGTTGATGCCGATATGGAAAGGTATTTCAATGAATTTAGAAAAACTCATAATCAAGGGGTTTTCGATGCATATACTCAGGATATGCGTAAAGCCAGAACTGTCGGACTTTTGACCGGATTACCGGATGCTTACGGTAGGGGAAGGATTATCGGCGACTATAGAAGGATTGCCCTATACGGAATAGACGCTTTAAAAGCCGAAAAACAAAGGGATTTAAATGAAATCGACGGAGATGCATTAGAAGATGTCATAAGACTCAGAGAGGAAGTATCAGAGCAGATAAGAGCACTCGATGATATATGTGAAATGGCTTCATCTTATGGTTTTGATATATCAAAACCTGCAGAGAATGCGTTGGAGGCTGTTCAATTCTTATACTTCGGTTACCTTGCAGCTATAAAAGAAAATAATGGTGCAGCTATGAGTATCGGTAGAAATACGGCTTTTATAGACATCTATATCGAAAGGGATATCAAGAGAGGATTACTGGATGAAGTAGGAGCTCAGGAATTAGTAGATCAATTGATTATTAAACTTAGAATGGCTAGACACCTTAGAACTCCGGAGTACGATGAACTCTTTGGAGGGGATCCGACTTGGGTAACCGAGTCAATTGGTGGTATGGGCGTAGATGGAAGAACTATGGTCACTAAAACAGCTTATCGTTTCTTACATTCACTCACAAATCTTGGACCGGCTCCTGAGCCAAATATGACAGTTCTTTGGAGTAATTCACTTCCTGTTGCGTTTAAAAAATACTGTTCGACCATGAGTATTAAAACAGGAGCTATTCAGTATGAGAATGACGATATAATGAGACCTGTATATGGCGATGATTACGGAATTGCCTGCTGCGTGTCTGCTATGAAAATCGGAAAACAAATGCAATTCTTTGGAGCTAGAGCTAATATTGCAAAGGCACTACTCTATGCGATAAATGGTGGAGTTGATGAGGTTAAGAAAGATAAAAACGGTAATCCAATTCGTGTTCTTGAAGGTATAGAGCCTATTAAAGATGAAATTTTAGAATTTGAAAGTGTTTTAGATAATTATAAGAAGGTGCTTAGAAAACTTTCCAAACTCTATGTAAATACCATGAATACCATACATTATATGCATGATAAATACGCATATGAAAGAGGACAGATGGCATTACAGGATACTGTTGTTCATAGATTTATGGCATTTGGAGTTGCAGGAATTTCCATAGTTGCAGATTCACTTTCCGCTATAAAATACGCTAAAGTTCGCCCAATAAGAGATGAGAACGGAATTGCGATAGATTTTGAAGTAGAAGGAGATTTTCCAAAATACGGAAATGACGATAATAGAGCTGACGATATGGCGATTGCTGCTGTTTCTAAGTTCTTAGACTATCTAAAAGAGACTCCGACCTATAGAGGAGCTGAACATACTCTATCCATACTTACTATTACTTCAAATGTAGTTTATGGAAAGAAAACCGGAAACACTCCTGATGGTAGAAAAATAGGAGAACCTTTTGCGCCTGGTGCAAATCCAATGCATGGAAGAGATACTAAGGGAGCTCTTGCTTCATTAAACTCGGTAGCTAAAATTCCTTATGAATGTACCTGCCAAGACGGAATATCAAATACCTTTACAATAGTTCCGGATACTCTTGGTAAGAGAGAGGAAGATAGAATAAATAATCTTGTTGGTATTATGGACGGATATTTTAACCAAAAAGCTTTCCATTTAAATGTAAATGTGCTTGACAGAGAGCTTTTAAAAGATGCAATGCTAAATCCGGAAAAATATCCTAATCTAACAATTAGAGTATCAGGATATGCAGTTCATTTCCATAGATTAAGTAAAGAGCAGCAGTTGGAAGTTATAAGCAGAACCTTCCACGAAACAGCTTAATGATAGTGAGTTAGTAAAATGAGAAAAAATTAAATATGTTTAAAAGAACGGAATATTAACTCGGCATAAGAGTTTGCATTCCGTTCTTTATTTTTATTACGCATTTAGTCTTGTATAAATTGTCTTTAAGATATTCGAAAATTTATATCCTAGCTAGTTTACAAATTAAAGTAAATATTTATTTATAAATCAAAGTATGTTTACCTGTAAATATAGTATAATAATATTGTGAATATCTTTAAAATCACGAAGTAGCATTAAGTGAGAGTATAAAAAATTGTGAAGTTTCATAATATTTGTTAAAAACTGTAAAGGAGGAGAATAAAATGAAGGTTATTCTAAAGATACTAAAGTATTTTCTACTAATTATTTTAGGGATTGTCGTAATAGTTTTCGGAATCAGGTTTTACAACCAGAAGCAAACCGAAAAGTTAGCCAAACTTGATCCAAACTATAAGTTAGAAAGATTTTACAGCGAAGAGGATTTAAAGGATGCAAGCAAGTTAAATATCCCGGGTGTAAAAGTGTCAGATGTAAACGGAGATAGTTTAAAGGGTTACCATTTAGTACCTGATGAGATTAAGCATAGTGGTGTTGTCCTTACCTATGGAGGTAGTGAAGGGAGTACTAATTTTAACTATGCAGCAGATATAGCCCAAAAAGGCTATGAAGTATTTGCGATGTACTACTTTAATGCCGAAGGACTACCGGAAGAACTTATAAATGTACCGCTAGAAAACTTTGAGAAGGTAAGCTCGGAAATAGAAAAAACAGCTAAGAGCCCAAGACCATTAACAATCTTGGGAGGATCTAAAGGTGCTGACTATGCTCTACTCTTAAGCACAAAATACGCGGACAAAATAGACAATATAATCCTATATGCACCATCTGCATATGTGTTCCAAGGCTTGTCGTTTAAAGACAGAACAGCCCACTCCTCATGGACTTTGGGAGGCAGTGAACTCGAATTTCTGAATTTTTATAATATTGACGGAAAACTTGGAATGAAAATATTTACAGATATGTTATTGGGAAAACCGATG
The sequence above is a segment of the Peptoniphilaceae bacterium AMB_02 genome. Coding sequences within it:
- the citX gene encoding citrate lyase holo-[acyl-carrier protein] synthase, whose translation is MNIPELRERREKFIKSCIGKYRKPMVCIKPNFPGAEKRNIYSNYASYKIYEELSKVLDIIEKDHEFEAEGLVFYLRVDGSASDIKSKSIEIETFHDLGRLIDIDVYDTDANQISREGFGLPRRKCFICDNDSVICSRAMSHTKEDIVEFYRKTVLDYILKSDDEILRIAEFSLLNELMRSVSLGTVIPRTNGCHSDMDMYTFFESIKAVSKGLNKISKADTESFKTLRAFGLELEKKMFRATSGINTHKGIIFAFLLIFGGLICSGSFDELSEEIAKLAIDSLDDFKNTDTNGLRVYNLHGIKGARGEAVSGYKNAFLKYIAQFRATEDLDETFLAIAYETEDTNIIHRAGLDVYLKYKDKLKATLNNRKALNELEDFCVNFGISAGGSADMISITLLLFLIEDNYETILGLFDF
- the pflB gene encoding formate C-acetyltransferase; protein product: MKQWDGFVSGNWCSQIDVRDFIVKNYVPYEGDESFLVGKSEKTQSLWNKVEEMINEEISSKTVKIETGTFSGINNFGPGYIDPENEVIFGLQTDAPLKRIINPYGGYRMVQSSLNAYGYEVDADMERYFNEFRKTHNQGVFDAYTQDMRKARTVGLLTGLPDAYGRGRIIGDYRRIALYGIDALKAEKQRDLNEIDGDALEDVIRLREEVSEQIRALDDICEMASSYGFDISKPAENALEAVQFLYFGYLAAIKENNGAAMSIGRNTAFIDIYIERDIKRGLLDEVGAQELVDQLIIKLRMARHLRTPEYDELFGGDPTWVTESIGGMGVDGRTMVTKTAYRFLHSLTNLGPAPEPNMTVLWSNSLPVAFKKYCSTMSIKTGAIQYENDDIMRPVYGDDYGIACCVSAMKIGKQMQFFGARANIAKALLYAINGGVDEVKKDKNGNPIRVLEGIEPIKDEILEFESVLDNYKKVLRKLSKLYVNTMNTIHYMHDKYAYERGQMALQDTVVHRFMAFGVAGISIVADSLSAIKYAKVRPIRDENGIAIDFEVEGDFPKYGNDDNRADDMAIAAVSKFLDYLKETPTYRGAEHTLSILTITSNVVYGKKTGNTPDGRKIGEPFAPGANPMHGRDTKGALASLNSVAKIPYECTCQDGISNTFTIVPDTLGKREEDRINNLVGIMDGYFNQKAFHLNVNVLDRELLKDAMLNPEKYPNLTIRVSGYAVHFHRLSKEQQLEVISRTFHETA
- a CDS encoding acyl-CoA thioester hydrolase/BAAT C-terminal domain-containing protein: MKVILKILKYFLLIILGIVVIVFGIRFYNQKQTEKLAKLDPNYKLERFYSEEDLKDASKLNIPGVKVSDVNGDSLKGYHLVPDEIKHSGVVLTYGGSEGSTNFNYAADIAQKGYEVFAMYYFNAEGLPEELINVPLENFEKVSSEIEKTAKSPRPLTILGGSKGADYALLLSTKYADKIDNIILYAPSAYVFQGLSFKDRTAHSSWTLGGSELEFLNFYNIDGKLGMKIFTDMLLGKPMHYYPTYKALIDDKNHSEGARIKVENSKANALVFAGGQDQMWPSAEMAETIEKNYGGQIEVKIFEKAGHIFYGPPVVQNLMMGGEYAANVEAKAESDRILFEKLAEWMPESN